A section of the Neorhizobium galegae bv. orientalis str. HAMBI 540 genome encodes:
- a CDS encoding disulfide bond formation protein B, with amino-acid sequence MALTASTPRSRVGIGYAIVLTLGMAATVGGALAFQYIGGYIPCALCLLQRNPYYYGIPVGILAIVVSMIGLPAGVTRALLVVIGVMMLVGAGMGVYHSGVEWAFWEGPASCGGGAGVTTNAGSLLSDLNTVHGPSCTQAALRVLGLSFAGWNVIASVILAAIAFVGAKKAA; translated from the coding sequence ATGGCGCTGACAGCTTCCACACCCCGGTCCCGCGTCGGCATAGGCTACGCCATCGTCCTGACGCTCGGCATGGCGGCGACGGTCGGCGGGGCGCTCGCTTTCCAGTATATCGGCGGCTATATCCCTTGTGCGCTCTGCCTTCTGCAGCGCAATCCCTATTATTACGGCATTCCGGTCGGCATTCTGGCGATCGTCGTCTCGATGATCGGCCTGCCCGCCGGGGTCACCCGCGCGCTGCTGGTCGTCATCGGCGTGATGATGCTGGTCGGCGCCGGCATGGGTGTTTATCACTCGGGCGTCGAATGGGCCTTCTGGGAAGGTCCGGCAAGCTGCGGCGGCGGGGCCGGCGTCACCACCAATGCCGGCAGCCTGCTGTCGGACCTGAACACGGTTCACGGGCCATCCTGCACGCAGGCAGCCCTTCGCGTGCTCGGCCTCTCGTTTGCCGGCTGGAACGTGATTGCCAGCGTCATCCTGGCGGCCATCGCATTCGTCGGCGCCAAAAAGGCGGCCTGA
- a CDS encoding ATP-binding protein has translation MTDFSDMSIEDRKLHMELQYILQPKDKELLEKVEKLTKNAERCKKGGGSKERILLVIGASDTGKSTALARIFGNMEAFQPYQNEHGYMVNPLLSLNCPNSCSPKTLAGAVLERWNLYAKPRSSAADMWSMVKRQLREREILYLHLDEMQHVSTGETEEAIRDVQDFVKSLTQIDGWPLHLILSGMPAQRRFMDSDEIANRADVQRFDLVKPTAKNIEAMEKVVRKIVQEHAGLEIGWTEDDELTGRLIVASKGAFATMIGITRQACYRVFDSKRPTVEIADFAAAYKTRRASLKSDNPFTASDWKSVNPSHSLSDMDEPNEKRKRK, from the coding sequence ATGACTGATTTCAGCGACATGTCGATTGAGGACCGGAAACTCCATATGGAGCTGCAATATATCTTGCAGCCCAAGGATAAGGAGCTTCTGGAGAAAGTTGAGAAGCTCACCAAAAACGCCGAGCGGTGCAAAAAGGGCGGGGGCTCCAAAGAGCGTATCCTGCTCGTAATAGGAGCTTCTGATACTGGGAAGAGCACCGCTCTCGCCCGAATTTTCGGGAATATGGAGGCCTTTCAGCCTTACCAAAACGAGCACGGGTATATGGTAAACCCACTGCTGTCTCTGAACTGCCCAAATTCATGCTCGCCTAAGACGCTGGCAGGCGCAGTGTTGGAAAGGTGGAACCTGTATGCGAAGCCCCGTTCGAGTGCTGCTGATATGTGGTCCATGGTCAAGCGGCAGTTGCGTGAGCGGGAGATTCTCTACCTGCATCTTGATGAGATGCAGCACGTCAGCACGGGGGAGACGGAAGAGGCGATCAGGGACGTCCAGGACTTCGTAAAGAGCCTGACCCAGATCGATGGCTGGCCCCTTCACTTAATCCTGTCAGGGATGCCCGCGCAGAGACGTTTCATGGATAGTGATGAGATCGCCAACCGTGCAGACGTACAACGTTTCGATCTCGTCAAACCGACGGCCAAGAACATCGAGGCGATGGAGAAGGTAGTCCGCAAAATCGTGCAGGAGCACGCGGGGCTTGAAATTGGGTGGACGGAAGACGATGAGCTTACGGGCAGACTGATCGTAGCGTCAAAGGGCGCGTTTGCGACCATGATCGGAATCACCCGTCAAGCTTGTTATCGGGTTTTCGACAGCAAGCGGCCGACGGTGGAGATCGCTGATTTTGCAGCCGCCTACAAGACGCGTCGCGCCAGCCTGAAATCCGACAATCCCTTTACCGCTAGCGATTGGAAAAGCGTCAACCCCTCTCACTCGCTCTCGGACATGGATGAACCGAATGAGAAGAGGAAGCGTAAGTGA
- a CDS encoding Mu transposase C-terminal domain-containing protein produces MTNNTNKPELRIFRENAPSIPLMGSNDRFVYEGTPLIAISYSATDTLFYKENDPLAHRRIAHSEIELAIDEGRAHFYPGFHTQVGWKAYQRFGDKNVDDFKSEAVAIGRFNEYLIHRYRAWCVEVGQHVPRSLKPAEEMPGGRSMEELLFEWTTEYQLKHKVTNPQTGKIRKRRAGKKTNGVELPTLRSFNNYIRLYESCGDDVRALIPQQKGPKRRHLQVECAESYSIWRQAAAEFASRRKGGMSNARKIANARIHEVNKTRGGDQPKLIFVKRKRFENMIKELRAFDVVAGREGEAYAHAVFKPKMDSYDVVRPGERVEFDDWNVDGITLMKETGAWLLLPARFQTILEQASADKPQRLWFVGAIDAATGMPLALKGTRNPCASAVVEALEMVMSDKTHISDLAGAKTSWTAKVRPENVFTDNGTPYIADLTRDAFLMSSVSLTRPPAGQAWKRPFIESLFKTFAKDLMSYFDGRTFSNVVERRDYDSVANATLIIDEFMVVVIRWLCDVFVNTPSARLNGLTPNEAWELKKRTYPMRPVPGRHEKRHIFGTKKEKPIRSEGIILHGVPYNSDELQSYRRKHGSKKLFPVRFHPRDLESISVSTEDGWLIVKNCLGMPPYICIEEWYLAKKELDRLNTERSARSAPTMYDGINWVHGVVDAAALRSGISPHTRSAEEMSRATEKLFEGRAMTKAEAGDLERLAAPAPQETPLLQGTVGELPAEVLATKSPKKKAATPEPRIDPPVDDAATDIGEDDEDSQFGDYND; encoded by the coding sequence ATGACTAACAATACCAACAAGCCTGAACTGCGCATTTTCCGCGAGAACGCACCTTCGATCCCCTTGATGGGGTCGAACGACCGTTTTGTTTATGAGGGCACCCCGCTCATCGCAATCTCGTACAGCGCTACGGATACATTGTTCTACAAAGAGAACGATCCCTTGGCGCATCGCCGCATCGCACACAGCGAAATTGAACTCGCTATCGATGAAGGGCGTGCGCATTTCTATCCTGGTTTCCATACCCAGGTTGGCTGGAAGGCGTACCAACGCTTCGGCGACAAGAACGTCGACGATTTCAAATCCGAAGCGGTAGCTATCGGGCGTTTCAATGAATACCTCATCCACAGGTACCGCGCTTGGTGTGTCGAGGTTGGGCAGCATGTGCCGCGTAGCTTGAAACCGGCGGAGGAAATGCCGGGCGGGCGCTCGATGGAAGAACTTCTGTTTGAGTGGACCACCGAATATCAGCTGAAACACAAGGTCACAAACCCCCAGACGGGTAAAATTCGGAAGCGCCGTGCCGGTAAGAAGACCAATGGGGTCGAGCTGCCGACGCTTCGCAGTTTCAACAACTATATCAGGCTGTATGAGAGCTGCGGTGACGACGTACGTGCCCTCATCCCTCAGCAAAAGGGTCCTAAACGTCGTCATCTGCAGGTCGAATGCGCCGAGAGCTACTCGATCTGGCGACAGGCCGCAGCCGAATTTGCATCTCGGCGAAAGGGGGGCATGTCCAACGCGCGGAAAATTGCGAATGCACGAATTCATGAAGTAAACAAAACGCGCGGTGGGGACCAGCCGAAACTCATTTTCGTAAAGCGTAAGCGCTTTGAAAATATGATTAAGGAACTGCGAGCGTTTGACGTGGTTGCCGGTCGCGAAGGCGAGGCTTACGCGCATGCCGTATTTAAGCCGAAGATGGATTCCTATGACGTTGTGCGTCCAGGCGAACGGGTAGAATTCGACGACTGGAACGTCGATGGCATCACTCTCATGAAGGAAACCGGGGCCTGGTTGCTCCTTCCTGCGAGGTTCCAAACGATCCTCGAACAGGCCAGCGCGGACAAACCACAACGTCTGTGGTTTGTGGGAGCCATTGACGCAGCGACCGGCATGCCTTTGGCTCTCAAGGGAACTCGGAATCCGTGTGCGTCCGCCGTGGTTGAAGCCCTCGAAATGGTGATGTCTGATAAGACGCACATTTCGGACCTGGCCGGTGCGAAGACCTCCTGGACTGCGAAGGTCCGGCCGGAAAACGTGTTCACCGATAATGGCACGCCTTACATTGCCGACCTCACGCGTGACGCCTTCCTCATGAGCAGCGTGTCCTTGACCCGCCCCCCGGCGGGCCAAGCATGGAAACGTCCGTTCATTGAATCGTTGTTCAAGACATTCGCGAAGGACTTGATGTCCTATTTCGACGGCCGCACCTTCTCTAACGTGGTCGAACGGCGTGACTACGACTCCGTCGCCAACGCGACGCTCATTATCGATGAATTTATGGTCGTGGTGATCCGCTGGCTTTGCGACGTGTTTGTTAACACGCCGAGCGCGCGGTTGAACGGGTTGACGCCTAACGAGGCATGGGAACTCAAGAAACGGACGTACCCCATGCGTCCGGTTCCTGGTCGTCACGAGAAACGCCACATTTTTGGCACGAAGAAGGAGAAGCCGATTCGGAGCGAGGGCATTATCCTTCACGGCGTTCCGTATAACTCCGACGAGTTGCAGTCGTATCGTCGCAAGCACGGCTCGAAGAAGCTTTTCCCGGTTCGCTTCCATCCTCGCGATTTGGAATCCATCTCGGTCTCGACGGAAGACGGATGGTTGATTGTCAAGAACTGCCTTGGGATGCCTCCATACATCTGCATTGAGGAGTGGTACCTGGCGAAAAAGGAACTGGACCGCCTCAACACAGAGCGGTCTGCGCGTTCGGCACCCACCATGTATGACGGCATCAACTGGGTACACGGCGTCGTAGATGCCGCTGCTCTCCGTAGTGGAATTTCCCCGCATACGCGCAGCGCCGAAGAAATGTCTCGCGCCACGGAGAAGCTCTTCGAAGGCCGCGCCATGACCAAGGCAGAAGCGGGTGATCTGGAACGTCTCGCAGCGCCTGCGCCTCAGGAAACGCCATTGCTTCAAGGTACCGTTGGTGAGCTGCCCGCTGAAGTCTTGGCTACGAAGTCCCCGAAAAAGAAGGCCGCCACGCCGGAGCCCCGCATCGATCCTCCAGTCGATGATGCCGCGACGGATATCGGCGAAGACGACGAAGATTCCCAGTTTGGAGACTATAATGACTGA
- a CDS encoding PDDEXK family nuclease — MVSNPNSPILIDGEPMLWVEPLRHEGVRNVTPKHLLNTNGSSVFKNREVQHESGTEKKAATVLKARRGVVEVRSQFMTVEYYDNDGVVHKHTLDYCVRYESGRWEAVAVKQETKRAEAQAILDGMLPEYRALFDKLTVMTELDVPWCVVRNAASILYYRELHHDYEHHVRVLLDELQQHGRARVCFYQMYTPGIDRPSRTTAIWRLIDLGHLKAEPGQLVNELTWFTVET; from the coding sequence ATGGTAAGCAATCCCAATTCCCCCATTCTCATTGACGGCGAACCGATGCTGTGGGTTGAACCGCTGCGTCACGAGGGTGTCCGCAACGTAACCCCCAAGCATCTCTTGAACACGAACGGTTCGTCCGTGTTCAAGAATCGCGAGGTGCAGCATGAAAGCGGCACTGAAAAAAAAGCGGCCACGGTCCTCAAGGCCCGTCGCGGTGTCGTTGAAGTGCGTTCGCAGTTCATGACGGTTGAATATTACGACAATGATGGCGTGGTGCACAAACATACGCTCGACTACTGCGTCCGCTATGAGAGCGGACGTTGGGAGGCGGTGGCTGTCAAGCAGGAGACGAAAAGGGCGGAAGCTCAGGCCATTCTCGATGGTATGCTTCCTGAGTATCGCGCGCTCTTCGACAAATTGACCGTGATGACCGAACTCGACGTGCCTTGGTGCGTCGTGCGCAACGCGGCGAGCATCCTGTACTACCGGGAACTCCATCACGATTACGAACATCACGTCCGAGTGCTGCTGGATGAGCTTCAGCAGCACGGGAGGGCCAGGGTGTGCTTCTATCAGATGTACACACCTGGTATCGACCGACCGTCCCGAACGACCGCCATATGGCGGCTCATCGATCTTGGGCACCTAAAGGCTGAACCAGGGCAACTCGTTAACGAGCTGACCTGGTTCACGGTCGAAACCTAA